A region of the Fibrobacter sp. UBA4297 genome:
GCAATCATTCTCAGCGGATGTCGCAGACACCATCGCTTCGGCAATGGCATGGCAGCTGCTCAAATTATCAAGCCTTCCAGAATAAATCCATTCGTCGTTAAAGCCGCCACGATTTGCAGGCTGAGCATCAAACAACTGCACATCAAAATCAATCAAACGAGCCCCCGCCGGGAGCTCCTTTTCAAGCGCCTTCACAAACAAGTTCTTGCGGTTTTCAGAAACATTACTTTCCGAGGCTCCCGCCCACAGCGCATTAAAATCTATCTGCGGATTCACCTTAAGGCCGTCTTGATTCACACCACGGTTCAGGTGGACTGCCAACTGCGGAATCCTGAAAAGTTTTTCACCACGAAACAGTTTTGTTTTGAGCGTCATGGACTTGTCCGCCGAATCTACGTACGCAAGCATCCCTGCATAGCCAAGGTCGCGGTCGAGCCAACTCGTAAAAAGCGGAGAGCCGTAGACCTCCGTATGGAGCGTACACACTCCCGCATTCATGCCATCCGGATTCGGGGAAATCTTGAGCGTCGGGAAGTCCGTATGCGCAAGCGCAATCCTGAACTTTGACGTATCACACCACTTTTTCGGCGTACGGAACGCAATCACCGAAGCCCCTCGGCACACGAAATAAGCTTTTGCAGGTTCGAGATTTGCACCAAGTTCAATTTCAGCAAAAGAATTGGCCTTAAAAAACGACTTCAAAGCGTCTACGGTATGGTACGGCGTTACGGCAGTATTCAAAAAATCAAAAAATTCCATATTTCCTCGAAAAAAATCAATTAAATTCAATTTGACAATATAATCTATTTATATTTCACGAAAGCAATGGCATTTCAAAAGATAAAACAGATTAACTGGATGGAAATGTCCGGCCTTTTGGTCGGCGTCATTAGCACTGTTGCCGTCATGATTTTTTCGTTGGTGCTTTACCATTACCTTTACGACAAAACCTACGGTATCACCAAGGAAAAATACAAGCTTTACAGTACATTCGAAAAGGCGCTAGGCCTTAAAAAGGGAACGAGCGTACAAATCAACGGTGTCGATGTCGGACAAGTAACCAACGTATCGATTGAACAAGATAATACAGGAGCCATGTCCGATAGCGTGCTCATGGAATTCACCATCGAAAAGAAATACCAGAATCTCATCACAGACAGCGCTAAAGCTTTTGCCATCCGCGACCAGAACCTGATTTCGTCCCGAGTCATCAATATCGATATTAAAAAGAAAAAGGGCCGCGTTCTCGAAGACAACGACACCTTAGCGGCAGGCAAGGCTCAAGATATCGAAACCGTCATTGAAACAGCAAACCAACTTTTGGGCCGTGTGAACCGCCTTGTGGACGCCGCCGACGAACTCGTGACAATGGCTCTCGATACAGGAACGACCATGGGTGCATTGTTCGGTTCCCGTGCCCTTTACGACAACTTAAACCGCCAGCTTTACCGACTTGACGAAATCACATTCCTTGGCAAGAACGTGCTGAAGAAGACATCCTTCTTGCTTGATACGATGAAGACGGACGTTCCGACACTTATTAGTCGCGCGAACGAAGTCACAAACAACGTAGGAAACTTGCTTGATGACTTCAAGCCGCTGCCGGGCCAAGTCACCTCGCTTTTGAACTCCATGGATTCCACCGTCGGACGCGTAGACAATCTTGTCACCAATTTCGGTACAGTCACGACCGGCCTGCAAGACTTCATGAACACGACAGAAAACACATTGCAGAGTGCTGACGACTTGATTAACGGCATGTCCAAGATGTGGCTTTTCAGAAGCAATATTCCAAAGCATGATTCCGTTCCCTTTGTCGTGGAGACTCTATGGTAATGCGCAACGCTATTAAACTTGCGCTTTGCATCGCCTTGAGCGGATTTGCAGCATCATTCGCCTCGGAATCGGGGCAGCTTGCCGCACGCGCCCAAAAGTCTTTTCACGCAGGAAAATTCGCCAAAGGCTATTCGCAGCTGGAACGCGCCTTGGTCGCAAGCCGCAAAGAAGGGAACCGCCACGCCGAAAGCCGTATCATGATTGCCATGGGGCAAATCCGCACCATGAGTCTTGACTTTGAATTGGCGGATTCGCTACTGAGCCATGTCAAAAGCAACTGGCTGGACGTCTCTACGCGCATCATGCTCGTCAAGGCAAAAGCAGGCCTGAAGAACGCCAAAGAAAACTTTAGCGAAGCCGTTTCACTTTGCGAAAGCGTCAACGAAAACGAACTCGATAAACTCGACGACCAACTGCAGGGCTCATTTTATTCGGAATGCGCCATCGCATACGCAGGCGCCCGCAATGACGAAAAGGCCAAACAGGCCCTCAAGATGGTCGCCAAGCGCACTGACGACGATACGGGAATTTATTACTGGACGGATGCCCGCCTAACAGACCTACAAAAGTCAGGCGATGCCGATGCTCTTTACCGCAAGGCAGAAGCCAAGTCGGTCGAAGCGAACACGCCCTACACCACCGCAAACATCCTTTACCACCGCGCAAAGAACCTCAGCAAAGCAGATCCAGCCGAATCCAAGGAACTGTTCAACCGCTGCAAAACAGCATTCGAGCTGATGGGACTCCCCAAGAACGCGGAACGCTGCGGGAAGTAATTCTCGCCATCCCCAAAACTGGTAATTCACGAACTCGTCATCCAGAAACCCGTAAGGGTTGATGGATTTAGAGGCATTTTCATTAAGCAATGCTTCTTTTGTAAGAAAGAAATATTAAGATTTTTATCCTTTTTACAAAAAAATTATCTATGTGTATTACACAAATTAAACGAAAGGAAAAAAAACATGCCTATATGCGCCTATTGCGATCAAAACAAGAAACTTACTCGAGAACATGTTATAGCCCACAAATTTTTATCAAAATACTATCCTGATGGAAAAGGGAAAAACAAACAAGTCGGATATCAAAACAAAACAGAAACAATTTCATCAAATTTTCAAATAGTTAGAGATGTCTGTTCAGATTGCAACGGTATTCATTTATCACAGGTTGATGAATACTTTTTATCCTTTTACAAAGAAAATTTTGATTTCAAAATAAAAAAGCCCGGACAAACATACACACTATCTTACGACTATAACAAGTTATCAAGATGGCTACTAAAAACATTATATAATTCAGAAAGAGCAAATAAATACGATTCCACACCAGCTTACCTATACAATTTAAGAAAATACATGTTGGGAGAGCCAAATAACAGTGATATGGTATTCGAATTATACTATGAATGTTTAAGCGACCATGAAAAAATTCCCACATCAATAATCTATCGCAATTCGTTAAAAAATGGATTACTAAAAATGGGAAACGCAGTTTTTGCATCAAGTACTGGATATCCTAATATCAGATCAAAATATTTTATATCGGGCAACAACGCATTCTTCTTATTTTTCACCAACAAAAAAGAAATAAAAGATATAGAAGCGTTCGTTTCAGATTTAGATTATTTTCATTGCTTGAAGCTATATAGAATTGATCCTGACAAAAGTGAAATTACATATAAAGTTTCAGAAAAAACAGCCGTAGATATTGAAAGAAGTTCACTTCAAGGTCCAAAGTCTGTATATCTAGATGGTTATAATTTTTAAAATGGCCTTAGCGCATTTTCAACCGCAGCATTAGAATCCGCAGCGTTTCTAACGCTGCGTTTTTCACATCAAGACTTAACTGGGCCCTTCGCCTTGCTCAGGGCGACGAAGTAGGAAGCGTCAGAATGACGAAGAAGCGTGCGTCAGTGTGACGCGGTTGCCGTTGTATCTACGGCAGGTTCTTCGACTTTTTTCATGGCAAGGAGGCGGTTGTAAGCAACAACCGGCGGGATGCGGCCTTCGGCCATGCCATCGACAAGATACTTGACTTTCTGGTAGTTTTCGTCCTTGTCGTAGTCGGCAATCAAGCCCTTGTAACCGAGGAGCTTGAGAATTTTCACATAAAAGCTTGCACGGAACTTCTTGAAACGCGGTTGCATCACGTCGTTCAAGATAGTTTCAAGCGCAGTCTCGGTCTGCATGGAGTCGAGTTCAAAGCTGCGGTAAATCGTGCGGATGTGATCGGGAATCGTTGTATCCGGGCTATCGAAATATTTGCGCATCACGTTGGCGGCTTCGGTCCTGTTGGGGTACGGGCCACGAGCGAGGCGGAGTGCAAAGTAAAGCGAAAGGCGCCAGTTTTCAGGATAGACGCGAGTCGCACGGCGCAATACAGAAAAATCGGAAGTATCGGGAGCATCGACGGGAGTCACGCCACCGACAAAGTAATACGGCGTGTAGAATAGCGAATCCAGGCTCGTCGAAAGTTCAGCGACATGGCCGAGATACGCATATTCCCTGCCGGTGAGGTAGCTTTCGCCAAGTTCGGTGAGGCCCTTGATCCAGAAGAGCCCTGCTACCGACGCGTCGTGCCCTGCAGCTACATAGCGAACAGACGAAGCCTTCGGCAAGAAGGATTCGTCAAAGTTCGTGCCAGGAAGCGGCTTTGCGTAATGGAACGCAAGCGCGATGATGGCAATAGCGGTTATAATAGCAGCAAGGAAACGCATTGTTAGTTGGCAGTTGGCAGAACTTAGAACTTAGAAAACTAAGTTCTAAGAGCGAAGCGAGCTAAGTTCTAAGTTCTAAATTAAACAAGCCTCCGCTAAGCGTTCGAGTGCATCGACGCAATCGTTCGCGTAGTTTGCCGGCGTATCGTTACGCTGCCAGGCGAAGTTCAGGCCACTGCTCGAGTTGAGCACGTGGAACTTGCGCTTGCCGCCACCGTTTGCAATAGCGTTGAGCACGGTCTTTGCATCGCCGCCCTGACCGCCCGGCACGCCCGGAATGGACACGCCCGGAATGAGGAACGGAATTTCGTGCTTGTGAGCAACAGTATAGGCCGTAATCTTCTCAAGTTCTTCCGGATGGGTTGCACCAACAACGGCACCAAGGTAGCCCTTGTCAGCATCCCATTCCATAATCTTGTCTGCTACGGAATAGAACGCTTCGGCAACGTCGCGCGGATCGTCACTGCGAGTAACAGGCAAATCCTGGAAGTCGTGAGCGCCCTTGTTGCTTGTGCGGAGGAGCACATAGGCACCGTTTTCGCTATCTTCGCGAATGAACGGACCGACGGAATCGGCACCCATCCACGGAGAGACGGTCACGGCGTCTGCACGGTAAACATCGTAAGCAGCATTGGCGTAGGCGGCACTGGACTTGCCAATGTCACCGCGCTTTGCATCCAAGATAACCGGGATGCCAGCACTTCTGTAATCGGCAATGAGCTGCTGCAAAACGAGCATCGACTGCACGCTCACGCATTCGTAATAAGCGCTGTTCGGCTTTACGACAGCCGGTTGCACGTTACGCTTGAGGCAGCATTCCAAAATGTCGGAATAGAAGCGCTTGATGCGGTCTTCGGGAGTGCCTTCGAGCGGAATGAGCTTGAGCACAGGGTCCATGCCCATGCACACCGGGTTACCGCACTTTGCAATACGCTGTTCAAGGCGATCGTAAAAGCACGTCATTACTTCAATTCCTCCTGAATCTGGGCGGCTTCGTAAGAGAGAATGCCGTGTGCGACAGCCACATTCAGAGATTCAAGTTCACTGCTCATCGGGATCTTCACCGTTTCGTCGGCAAGTTCGATGAAATACGGGTTCGTGCCGGCACCTTCGTTACCCACGAGGAATGCCATCTTGCGGAGCTTGTGAGCCGGGATTTCGCGGAGGGACTGCTTAGCATGCAAATCCGTAGCGATGATGGTATAGCCCTTGCTGCGAAGGAAGTTGATCTGGTCCACGAGATCCACATCGAATTCAAACGGAACGCGGAGGAACGTACCCGAGGAACCACGAACGACCTTCGGGTTGAACGGGCTCACGGTACCACGACCGAGAATCATGCCCGAAGAATTGAAACCGAGGCTCGTGCGGAAGAGCGTGCCGAGGTTACCCGGATCCTGCACGGCATCCACAAGTGTAAGCACGCTGCGGCTTGTTTCGTAGACCGGCTTCTTGCTTGCGATGTTGCAGTAAGCGATGATGCCCTGCGTCGTCATCGTCGAAGAGAGGCGCTTCATCTGGTCTTCGGTAAGAGTGTGGAGCGTAATTTCGGCTTCGTTAATAGCTTCGATGAGTTCTTCGTTTTCAAAACCTTCAACAACGTAAACAGAAATCACGAGTTCGCGGTGGTGCTTCACGAGTTCTTCGACAACGTGAACGCCTTCGCCAAGGAACTTGCCTTCGCGTTCGCGACCCTTTTCGGTCGTGCAAGCGATGAGGCGCTTGAACCACGGCGGTGTAGAGCCTGCATCTTCAACGGCTTCAATCTGGGCGGCGCGTGCTTCGAGTGCGGCTTCGTCCAAGTTCTCGTCAACGGCTTCCTTCTGTTCGGGGCGCTGGCGGTAAACCGGGGCGTTCATAGCGCCGCGCGGTCCGCGGTTAAACGGCTTGTCGCCAAAGCGGCGCGGACGACGGTCACGGTCAAAGCGGCCACCACCACGGCGTTCTTCACGGTTGAACGGACGGCCTTCGCGGTTTTCATCGCGGTTGTCGCGATCAAAACGGCGTTCACCACGATCAAAGCGGCGGTCACCGCGGTCGCGGTCAAAACGACGGTCGCCACGATCCCCACGGAACGAGGGCTTGTCGCCAAAGGAACCGCGGTCATCATCACGACGAGGGCGGCGTTCAGGAGCTTCGCTGACTCCAAATTTACGGTCAAGCGTGATTCTTACGGTACGCTTCGGTTTGTTTTCTTCTTCACTCATAGTTTTTCCATCAACTGTTTGGCGACGGATTCCCCGTCAATTTCTAAGATCTTGTAGAGAGCCTTGATTTCTCCCTGTTCAACGAACCTGTCCGGAAGACCAAACCGGTACAGTTTCTTGTCCGTATAGCCGAGATCGGACAAAAGTTCCGCAATGGCTGAACCATAGCCACCCACCTTCGTATTGTCTTCGAGCGTCACAATGACATTGTGGCTGTCAAACAGCGAACGGTAGCATTCCTGGTCGAGCGGCTTAATAAAACGGGCATCCACAAGCGTCGGGTTGTATCCGTTTTCACAAAGCACGGCGGCTGTTTTCTTGAGTTCATTTGTCATGAATCCGGCGCCCAGAAGGAGTATGCCGGAGCCCTTCTCAAGAATCTTGGGGCTTTTATAGTCGAACGGTCCTTCCGAGGGGACGAGTTCTGCAGCAAGTGCAGTGCCTCTCGGGTAGCGGATAGCCACGACACCTTCCATATCGATTGCGGCAGTCAACATGTCGCGTAGTTCATTTTCGTTGGAGGGTGCCAAAATGGTCATTCCGGGAACAGTCCGCAAGAACGACAAGTCAAAGGCGCCATGATGCGTCGGACCGTCTGCACCGACAAGGCCGGCACGGTCAAGCACAAGCACCACATGCAAGTTCTGGAGTGCAATGTCGTGGATAATCTGGTCGTAAGCGCGCTGCATGAACGACGAGTAAATCGCGACCACAGGCACAACGCCATCGCATGCCATGCCCGCCGCAAACGTCACGGCATGCTCTTCGGCAATGCCCACGTCAATCACGCGGTCCGGGAGTTCCTTTGCGACGATATCCATGCCGCAGCCCGTAGGCATTGCAGCCGTGATACCCATGATGCGCTTATCCTTGCGGGCAAGCTGCAAAAGCGTATTGCCAAACACGCTCGTGAGAGACGGGTTCGGATTACCCGGAGCAAGCGGGAGTCCGCTTTCAGGGTCAAACGCACCGCAACCGTGATACTTAGTCGGATTTTTTTCGGCAGCGTCAAAACCGCGGCCCTTCTCGGTCAGCACATGAACAAGGCACGGGCCCTGCTGCTGCTTGACGCGTTCAAGAATCATCACGAGTTCATCAATGTCGTGACCATCAATCGGACCAAAGTAGCGGATGCCGAGGTCTTCAAAGAAGCGACCAGGCTTCACGGCGTTCTTCGCCGCATTCTCGACCTGCAAGAAGAGGTCACGGAAACGAGAACCCAGAATGCCCGGCAAACGGTTCATCAGGCGATCCAGGTCGGTACGCATCTTGTTGTAAACCGGGTCCGAAATCACGCGGTTCAGGTACTTGCTAAAACCGCCGATGTTCGGTGCGATACTCATCTTGTTATCGTTCAAGATGATGGTCATGTTCTGCTTGGAGGCGCCAACGTTATTGA
Encoded here:
- a CDS encoding M18 family aminopeptidase, producing the protein MEFFDFLNTAVTPYHTVDALKSFFKANSFAEIELGANLEPAKAYFVCRGASVIAFRTPKKWCDTSKFRIALAHTDFPTLKISPNPDGMNAGVCTLHTEVYGSPLFTSWLDRDLGYAGMLAYVDSADKSMTLKTKLFRGEKLFRIPQLAVHLNRGVNQDGLKVNPQIDFNALWAGASESNVSENRKNLFVKALEKELPAGARLIDFDVQLFDAQPANRGGFNDEWIYSGRLDNLSSCHAIAEAMVSATSAENDCLVACFFNNEEVGSNTREGAAGNFLKSVLDSIASLQNDNARDVILEGQSPDRIHETFTSKGHARPLTSYLAESLALSIDMAHAEHPNHTEKHEPNHAPLLGKGIVLKTNAQKRYASDLMSSAQFRLLCEKAGIPLQVFIMRNDMPCGSTVGPTVSANLGIPTVDIGEPMLSMHSIREMMAASDHADMIKLVSVFFCDKN
- a CDS encoding MlaD family protein → MAFQKIKQINWMEMSGLLVGVISTVAVMIFSLVLYHYLYDKTYGITKEKYKLYSTFEKALGLKKGTSVQINGVDVGQVTNVSIEQDNTGAMSDSVLMEFTIEKKYQNLITDSAKAFAIRDQNLISSRVINIDIKKKKGRVLEDNDTLAAGKAQDIETVIETANQLLGRVNRLVDAADELVTMALDTGTTMGALFGSRALYDNLNRQLYRLDEITFLGKNVLKKTSFLLDTMKTDVPTLISRANEVTNNVGNLLDDFKPLPGQVTSLLNSMDSTVGRVDNLVTNFGTVTTGLQDFMNTTENTLQSADDLINGMSKMWLFRSNIPKHDSVPFVVETLW
- the dxs gene encoding 1-deoxy-D-xylulose-5-phosphate synthase, which gives rise to MELKDVKSPQDLKHCSVEELNHLAAQIRETIIGQVAKHGGHLASSLGVVELTLALHYVFNAPDDKIVWDVGHQAYVHKLLTGRYDRFDTLRQQGGISGFLKRNESVYDCFGAGHATTSISAALGFAVARDHFNRNNNVVAVIGDGSMTGGMAYEAINNVGASKQNMTIILNDNKMSIAPNIGGFSKYLNRVISDPVYNKMRTDLDRLMNRLPGILGSRFRDLFLQVENAAKNAVKPGRFFEDLGIRYFGPIDGHDIDELVMILERVKQQQGPCLVHVLTEKGRGFDAAEKNPTKYHGCGAFDPESGLPLAPGNPNPSLTSVFGNTLLQLARKDKRIMGITAAMPTGCGMDIVAKELPDRVIDVGIAEEHAVTFAAGMACDGVVPVVAIYSSFMQRAYDQIIHDIALQNLHVVLVLDRAGLVGADGPTHHGAFDLSFLRTVPGMTILAPSNENELRDMLTAAIDMEGVVAIRYPRGTALAAELVPSEGPFDYKSPKILEKGSGILLLGAGFMTNELKKTAAVLCENGYNPTLVDARFIKPLDQECYRSLFDSHNVIVTLEDNTKVGGYGSAIAELLSDLGYTDKKLYRFGLPDRFVEQGEIKALYKILEIDGESVAKQLMEKL
- a CDS encoding TrmH family RNA methyltransferase → MSEEENKPKRTVRITLDRKFGVSEAPERRPRRDDDRGSFGDKPSFRGDRGDRRFDRDRGDRRFDRGERRFDRDNRDENREGRPFNREERRGGGRFDRDRRPRRFGDKPFNRGPRGAMNAPVYRQRPEQKEAVDENLDEAALEARAAQIEAVEDAGSTPPWFKRLIACTTEKGREREGKFLGEGVHVVEELVKHHRELVISVYVVEGFENEELIEAINEAEITLHTLTEDQMKRLSSTMTTQGIIAYCNIASKKPVYETSRSVLTLVDAVQDPGNLGTLFRTSLGFNSSGMILGRGTVSPFNPKVVRGSSGTFLRVPFEFDVDLVDQINFLRSKGYTIIATDLHAKQSLREIPAHKLRKMAFLVGNEGAGTNPYFIELADETVKIPMSSELESLNVAVAHGILSYEAAQIQEELK
- the pyrF gene encoding orotidine-5'-phosphate decarboxylase — protein: MTCFYDRLEQRIAKCGNPVCMGMDPVLKLIPLEGTPEDRIKRFYSDILECCLKRNVQPAVVKPNSAYYECVSVQSMLVLQQLIADYRSAGIPVILDAKRGDIGKSSAAYANAAYDVYRADAVTVSPWMGADSVGPFIREDSENGAYVLLRTSNKGAHDFQDLPVTRSDDPRDVAEAFYSVADKIMEWDADKGYLGAVVGATHPEELEKITAYTVAHKHEIPFLIPGVSIPGVPGGQGGDAKTVLNAIANGGGKRKFHVLNSSSGLNFAWQRNDTPANYANDCVDALERLAEACLI